Proteins encoded by one window of Desulfotignum phosphitoxidans DSM 13687:
- a CDS encoding DUF4760 domain-containing protein, with the protein MEKDSLKITINTNYKFLYIGTLLTLIATSIYLYLSIEYNLTILDRYLDLLKILAIGIAITALLYRILALYEANEISRISMNRKKQYKAFELISEWNKDVVMANPIDGAKILGEIKDREVTEILKIIDNDEAKRKTILNILNFLERMAIYIKSDAVDEMILKDFFALIVKTYYLGFKAYIDNKRHHYNDNEIWIRFENLEKSWAD; encoded by the coding sequence ATGGAAAAAGATTCATTGAAGATTACAATTAATACTAATTATAAATTTCTTTATATTGGAACTCTGCTAACCCTCATTGCTACTTCAATTTACCTATATTTATCTATAGAATATAATTTAACAATTTTAGATAGGTATTTAGATCTTTTAAAAATTCTGGCAATTGGCATTGCGATTACTGCGCTCTTATATAGAATACTTGCTTTGTATGAAGCCAACGAAATTTCACGAATATCGATGAATAGGAAAAAACAATATAAGGCGTTTGAACTTATCTCTGAATGGAATAAAGATGTGGTAATGGCCAACCCGATTGATGGTGCAAAAATTTTAGGTGAGATAAAGGATAGAGAGGTTACTGAAATATTAAAAATTATCGACAATGATGAAGCAAAACGTAAAACTATTTTAAACATTTTAAATTTCTTAGAACGAATGGCAATTTATATTAAATCCGATGCAGTAGATGAGATGATTTTAAAAGATTTCTTTGCCCTTATTGTTAAGACTTATTATTTGGGATTCAAAGCATATATTGATAATAAAAGACATCATTATAATGATAATGAAATCTGGATACGATTTGAGAACCTTGAAAAATCTTGGGCAGATTAA
- a CDS encoding ISNCY-like element ISDph1 family transposase (programmed frameshift): MRKIFEPQMTFGQTPIDQIKLDMRARDEIPKLLLGLQHIYCDQELREKVFVILKNVIPEDTDSKNGRPGMDLWKILVMGTIRLNCNWDYDKLREMVNNHRTLRQMLGHGMMDDDITYPLQTLKDNVRLLTPDILDKINTLVVQEGHKLLEKKTSDEEVLMGRCDSFVVETDVHFPTDINLLFDAVRKMIQIAAIISQGIGTSMWRQSAYNIKKFKRLYRIVQRLKHSTSADEKKKAKRARQIMDAHKAYIELAEKYISKAELTIEMTESSDIMNEARVEELQTYINYALWQIGLIKRRVLQDEKIPHKDKIFSIFEPHTEWISKGKAGVPQELGLRVCILEDQYGFILHHRVMEQETDDKVAVAMVTSAQNKFSGLKGCSFDKGFYTPGNKKDLKDTLSILVLPKKGRCNKAEFEEETADDFIRLKRKHSAVESAINGLENHGLDRCPDHGIQGFKRYVGLSVLARNLQIMGHHIQQKRLKQLQRSEQRKAA, encoded by the exons TTGCGTAAAATTTTTGAACCACAAATGACATTCGGGCAGACCCCTATCGACCAAATCAAACTTGACATGAGAGCCAGGGATGAAATTCCCAAGCTACTTTTGGGGCTCCAGCATATCTATTGCGATCAAGAACTTCGAGAAAAAGTTTTTGTCATCCTCAAAAATGTGATTCCGGAAGACACCGACTCCAAAAATGGACGTCCGGGAATGGACCTGTGGAAAATTCTTGTGATGGGCACCATACGGCTCAATTGCAATTGGGATTACGATAAACTCCGGGAGATGGTGAACAACCACAGAACATTGAGGCAGATGCTGGGTCATGGCATGATGGACGATGACATAACCTATCCGCTCCAGACCTTAAAAGATAATGTCAGGCTTCTGACACCTGACATTCTTGATAAAATCAACACCCTGGTTGTACAAGAAGGTCATAAACTTCTG GAAAAAAAAACTTCGGACGAAGAGGTGTTGATGGGACGGTGTGATTCATTCGTTGTTGAAACCGATGTTCATTTTCCCACAGACATCAACCTGCTTTTTGATGCAGTCCGAAAAATGATTCAAATTGCCGCTATTATCAGCCAGGGCATTGGAACGAGTATGTGGCGGCAATCAGCATATAATATCAAAAAATTTAAACGGCTGTATCGGATAGTTCAGCGATTGAAACATTCCACATCCGCGGATGAAAAGAAAAAGGCCAAAAGAGCCCGGCAGATCATGGATGCACACAAAGCTTATATTGAACTTGCTGAAAAATACATTTCAAAAGCGGAATTGACCATTGAAATGACGGAGTCCTCCGATATTATGAATGAAGCCCGAGTGGAAGAGTTGCAAACATACATCAATTATGCGCTTTGGCAAATTGGCCTGATAAAACGCCGGGTTTTGCAGGATGAAAAGATCCCACATAAAGACAAGATTTTTTCAATTTTCGAACCCCATACAGAATGGATTTCAAAAGGCAAAGCCGGTGTTCCCCAAGAATTGGGACTGCGGGTATGCATCCTGGAAGACCAGTATGGGTTTATCCTGCACCACCGGGTGATGGAGCAAGAAACCGATGATAAAGTGGCCGTTGCAATGGTAACGTCGGCCCAAAACAAATTTTCTGGTCTCAAGGGATGCAGTTTTGATAAAGGGTTTTATACACCTGGTAACAAAAAGGACCTGAAGGATACATTGAGCATTTTGGTGCTCCCGAAAAAAGGCAGATGCAACAAGGCTGAATTTGAAGAAGAAACAGCAGACGATTTTATTCGTTTAAAAAGAAAACATTCAGCGGTGGAATCGGCCATAAACGGGTTGGAAAATCATGGTCTGGACAGATGCCCGGATCATGGCATTCAAGGATTTAAAAGATATGTAGGTCTGTCTGTTCTGGCAAGAAATCTCCAGATTATGGGTCATCATATACAACAAAAAAGGCTGAAGCAGCTGCAACGGTCTGAACAGCGAAAAGCCGCGTAA